One segment of Sulfobacillus thermosulfidooxidans DSM 9293 DNA contains the following:
- a CDS encoding RNA-guided endonuclease TnpB family protein: MPLSSRTSQTKKTSKKVKRQTPSFVCEVPLCVTRRQERTLDKRFEAGRQLYNALLGEAKNRLVLVRQSIWYTKAKKSTDKKERQAHFSAARQAHGFSLYALEAVADKMRRTTWLGDHLDSHVAQKLAKRAFEAVYKVALGKAKAVRFKGERGLHSLEGKSNAACIRWRDDRIMWNGLELPMAKGAQRDPVIRHGLASRVKYVRLVRRDVRGKTRYYAQLVCEGVPYVKVNEKGERIHPIGQETVGLDIGPSTIAIVGDTQALLTPFADAVVRDHQKIRRLQRKQDRQRRANNPDCYDDKGRAIKGKRPTQKSRHQLETEAVLRERHRREAAHRKTLHGQLANQVIAIGPHIKTEKLSYKAFQKMYGRSISVRAPKLFLSILTRKAESAGGAVEEFSTYHTALSQACLCGQKHKKRLSERIHACDCGIVMQRDLFSAYLAKHVENECLQVANANEHWPGAEPLLRTAWQQATNQPASGQPGHNRTWPSSFGTYRSQSGSSEKDSLPEHEAQDVVAMVQATVRACESAKV; encoded by the coding sequence TTGCCGTTATCAAGCCGTACATCGCAAACCAAAAAAACGTCTAAAAAGGTGAAGAGGCAGACTCCCTCGTTTGTGTGTGAAGTCCCCCTGTGCGTCACGCGCCGCCAAGAACGCACATTAGACAAACGGTTTGAAGCAGGGCGCCAACTGTACAATGCCCTTCTGGGTGAGGCGAAAAACAGACTGGTGCTGGTCCGACAATCTATCTGGTACACGAAGGCCAAGAAAAGTACGGACAAAAAGGAGCGCCAGGCTCACTTTTCTGCTGCTCGCCAAGCTCACGGTTTTTCCCTCTATGCCCTGGAAGCAGTGGCGGATAAGATGCGTCGTACCACGTGGCTGGGCGACCACCTGGACTCCCATGTGGCGCAGAAACTGGCGAAACGGGCATTTGAAGCAGTGTACAAGGTGGCATTGGGCAAGGCGAAAGCGGTACGCTTCAAAGGTGAACGCGGCCTTCACAGCCTCGAAGGAAAGAGCAATGCCGCTTGTATCCGCTGGCGGGATGACCGCATCATGTGGAATGGCCTGGAACTACCGATGGCTAAAGGAGCACAGCGTGATCCCGTGATCCGGCATGGTCTGGCCTCCCGTGTCAAATATGTGCGCTTGGTTCGACGGGATGTGCGTGGGAAAACTCGCTACTACGCGCAACTGGTCTGCGAGGGTGTTCCGTATGTCAAAGTGAACGAAAAGGGCGAGCGTATTCACCCCATCGGTCAGGAAACGGTCGGGCTGGATATTGGACCATCGACGATCGCGATTGTTGGCGATACTCAAGCCCTGCTCACGCCATTTGCGGATGCCGTGGTCAGAGACCATCAGAAGATTCGTCGGTTGCAACGCAAACAAGACCGCCAGCGTCGTGCCAACAATCCCGATTGCTACGATGACAAGGGCCGAGCGATCAAAGGCAAACGCCCGACACAGAAAAGCCGCCATCAATTAGAAACGGAAGCGGTTCTGAGAGAACGGCATCGTCGGGAGGCTGCCCATCGAAAAACCCTCCATGGACAACTGGCGAATCAGGTCATTGCCATCGGCCCCCATATCAAGACGGAAAAACTCAGCTATAAAGCATTTCAGAAGATGTACGGACGTTCGATCAGCGTTCGTGCACCCAAGCTGTTTCTCTCCATCCTCACCCGCAAGGCTGAAAGTGCTGGCGGGGCAGTGGAGGAATTCAGTACGTACCATACCGCATTATCCCAAGCGTGTCTTTGCGGACAGAAACACAAGAAACGGTTATCCGAGCGGATTCATGCCTGTGATTGTGGCATCGTAATGCAACGAGACCTGTTTAGTGCATATCTCGCAAAACATGTGGAGAACGAATGCCTGCAAGTCGCTAATGCGAACGAGCATTGGCCAGGTGCGGAACCGCTCCTGCGGACGGCTTGGCAACAGGCGACCAACCAACCCGCGAGTGGACAGCCAGGGCATAACAGAACCTGGCCGTCCTCCTTCGGCACCTATCGGAGTCAGAGCGGGTCGTCCGAAAAAGACAGTCTGCCCGAACATGAGGCGCAGGATGTTGTAGCGATGGTGCAAGCTACCGTGAGAGCCTGCGAGAGTGCAAAGGTATAG
- a CDS encoding single-stranded DNA-binding protein, whose amino-acid sequence MFNKIILIGRLTRDPELRYTPQGVPVASFTLAVDRPFTNAQGQRDADFVDCVAWRKLGETVGNHLTKGRLVAVEGRLQIRGYTAQDGNKRRVAEVIIDTLRFLDAPKSSPSSVAAHNHEVTIPPDDVPF is encoded by the coding sequence ATGTTTAACAAAATCATCTTGATTGGTCGGCTGACCCGCGATCCGGAATTGCGCTACACGCCTCAAGGAGTCCCTGTGGCCTCGTTCACTCTGGCGGTGGATCGCCCGTTCACGAATGCCCAAGGCCAACGGGACGCTGACTTTGTGGATTGTGTCGCGTGGCGAAAACTCGGAGAAACTGTGGGGAACCATTTAACCAAAGGCCGTCTTGTGGCCGTGGAAGGGCGTCTCCAAATTCGAGGCTATACCGCCCAAGACGGCAACAAGCGCCGCGTGGCGGAAGTGATTATCGACACCCTACGATTCTTGGATGCGCCCAAATCCTCCCCGTCTTCGGTCGCTGCTCATAATCATGAGGTGACGATTCCGCCTGACGATGTGCCCTTTTAG
- a CDS encoding transposase, protein MHQRPGDTLCLIPHWEHVQQQLGRLPDTIVADAGYGSEEHDAYLEQHRRTAVVQCNTYRLEKTRKWRSQIKRVENGTYDETVDEWICAADKRLRFIREKQEVTGSGYIVQLREYQAQDCPTCALRDRCTTATYRTISVSQKLLWYKQQVRDPLATAAGAVLMKRRGTEVESVFGQIKENRRFRRFLLRGLDKVKTEWGLLSIAHNLLKQTALQG, encoded by the coding sequence GTGCATCAACGCCCAGGGGATACCCTCTGCTTGATTCCGCATTGGGAGCATGTGCAGCAGCAACTCGGGAGGCTTCCCGACACGATTGTGGCAGATGCCGGTTACGGCAGCGAAGAACATGATGCCTATCTCGAGCAGCACCGCCGCACGGCGGTGGTCCAATGCAACACCTATCGCCTCGAGAAAACCCGGAAGTGGCGGTCCCAAATCAAGCGCGTAGAGAATGGGACGTATGACGAGACGGTGGACGAGTGGATTTGTGCAGCAGACAAACGACTCCGCTTTATCCGCGAGAAGCAGGAAGTCACCGGCAGTGGCTATATCGTCCAGCTCCGGGAGTACCAGGCCCAGGATTGTCCGACCTGTGCGTTACGTGACCGCTGCACCACTGCGACGTATCGAACCATCAGCGTGAGCCAGAAACTCCTGTGGTACAAGCAGCAAGTCCGCGACCCATTGGCCACTGCCGCGGGGGCGGTCCTCATGAAACGCCGAGGCACCGAAGTGGAAAGCGTATTCGGACAGATTAAAGAAAACCGCCGGTTCCGGCGGTTTTTGTTACGCGGGTTGGACAAAGTGAAAACCGAATGGGGACTCCTCAGTATCGCGCATAACCTCCTAAAGCAGACCGCCCTCCAAGGATGA